From a region of the Actinopolymorpha singaporensis genome:
- a CDS encoding MazG nucleotide pyrophosphohydrolase domain-containing protein: MTGDRLNLDQLTEHAMWVHALYDELNHKERGRTWNREEFMLGFVGDVGDLAKLVMAQEGAREMPGGREVLHHELADCLWSVLVLAKLYDVDLDTEFRRTVGELEEAITARLTEPSSEVS; the protein is encoded by the coding sequence ATGACCGGCGACCGGCTGAATCTCGACCAGCTCACCGAACACGCGATGTGGGTGCACGCTCTCTACGACGAGCTCAACCACAAGGAGCGCGGGCGTACGTGGAACCGCGAGGAGTTCATGCTCGGCTTCGTCGGCGACGTGGGTGACCTGGCCAAGCTGGTGATGGCCCAGGAAGGTGCTCGGGAGATGCCGGGTGGCAGGGAGGTGCTGCACCACGAGCTGGCCGACTGCCTGTGGTCGGTGCTGGTGCTCGCCAAGCTGTACGACGTCGACCTGGACACGGAGTTCCGGCGTACGGTCGGGGAGCTGGAGGAGGCGATCACCGCCCGGCTGACGGAGCCGTCGTCGGAGGTGTCGTGA
- a CDS encoding glutamate mutase L, with protein MTGPTRILCVDFGSTFTKAALVDVSTGELVATGSRRTTIGTDLMEALDLLRADLATVTGEEPTWPVRACSSAGGGLRIAVVGNERLVTVEAGERVATSSGGRVVHVAAGVLDPAAAIAMAATAPDLVLLAGGTDGGNTAVLRANARALAAAPSTAPVVVAGNAACGAEVAGVLADAGVAAVVTDNVLPRIGVVCPDPARAAIREMFVRHVIGGKHLSRREEFARFVVGATPDLVLRGVEVLARACNVPGVVVVDVGGATTDVHSVVEPDPEDAGLGREVVATLPVSRTVEGDLGLRWNAPEIVRAAVKAGLLDEAGEAGTGPDVTTLRAEAERRKEDPGYVATEQADLDVDIRLAELAVKLALRRHAGRSQVVTGPAGPTVDRAGKDLRAVGLLVGSGGLLRHVDPVVARRVVATGLAGAGGHGRMVPERPELAVDRDYVLAAVGLLAPDHPGAAAALAARLAQAVRPETGTPPSPVRGPAR; from the coding sequence GTGACCGGCCCTACGCGGATCCTGTGCGTCGACTTCGGGTCGACCTTCACCAAGGCTGCCCTGGTCGACGTCTCGACCGGGGAGCTGGTCGCCACCGGCAGCCGGCGCACGACCATCGGCACCGACCTGATGGAGGCGCTGGACCTGCTGCGTGCCGACCTCGCGACGGTGACCGGTGAGGAGCCGACCTGGCCGGTGCGAGCATGCTCGAGCGCCGGCGGCGGGCTGCGGATCGCGGTCGTCGGCAACGAGCGACTGGTGACGGTCGAGGCCGGCGAGCGTGTCGCCACCTCCTCCGGCGGCCGGGTGGTCCACGTGGCGGCCGGTGTCCTGGACCCCGCCGCGGCGATCGCGATGGCGGCGACGGCGCCGGACCTGGTCCTGCTGGCCGGCGGCACCGACGGCGGCAACACCGCGGTCCTGCGGGCCAACGCGCGGGCACTGGCAGCCGCGCCCTCGACCGCCCCGGTCGTCGTGGCCGGCAACGCGGCCTGCGGCGCGGAGGTCGCCGGCGTGCTTGCCGACGCCGGGGTCGCGGCGGTGGTCACCGACAACGTCCTGCCGCGCATCGGCGTGGTGTGCCCGGACCCGGCCAGGGCCGCGATCCGGGAGATGTTCGTCCGGCACGTGATCGGCGGCAAGCACCTGTCCCGGCGGGAGGAGTTCGCCCGCTTCGTCGTGGGTGCCACCCCCGACCTGGTACTGCGCGGAGTGGAGGTGCTGGCCCGCGCCTGCAACGTGCCGGGCGTGGTCGTGGTGGACGTCGGCGGGGCCACCACGGACGTGCACTCCGTGGTCGAACCCGATCCGGAGGACGCCGGACTGGGCCGCGAGGTCGTCGCCACGCTGCCGGTCAGCCGTACCGTCGAGGGCGATCTGGGTCTGAGGTGGAACGCGCCGGAGATCGTTCGAGCAGCCGTCAAGGCCGGTTTGCTCGACGAGGCGGGCGAAGCGGGAACCGGGCCGGACGTCACGACGCTGCGGGCGGAGGCCGAACGCCGCAAGGAGGATCCCGGGTACGTCGCCACGGAGCAAGCTGATCTTGACGTCGACATACGCCTGGCAGAACTCGCCGTCAAGCTGGCCCTGCGCCGGCACGCCGGACGGTCCCAGGTGGTCACCGGCCCGGCCGGGCCGACGGTCGACCGCGCCGGCAAGGACCTGCGCGCGGTGGGGCTGCTGGTGGGTTCGGGCGGCCTGCTGCGGCACGTGGATCCCGTGGTCGCCCGAAGGGTCGTGGCGACCGGGCTGGCCGGAGCCGGCGGGCACGGCCGGATGGTTCCCGAGCGCCCGGAGCTCGCGGTGGACCGCGACTACGTGCTCGCGGCCGTCGGCCTGTTGGCGCCAGACCACCCCGGCGCGGCCGCCGCACTGGCCGCCCGGCTGGCGCAGGCGGTACGACCGGAAACGGGAACGCCGCCCTCGCCCGTTCGGGGCCCGGCGCGGTAA
- a CDS encoding LLM class F420-dependent oxidoreductase — translation MTSVAENSSGLRVGVKLAPQNTTVDHLRRVWQLADQAGFDSCWNFDHFAAIHGEPEGDVFEGWTLLAAMAEGTQRVRIGCMVTGVTYRHPAVLAKMAVTVDHLSGGRLEFGLGAAWAEIEHTMLGIDLGSVKGRLDRFEEACQVIRSLWTEPKTTFHGEHYDLTDALANPKPVQKPGPPLWIGGSGRRRTLRIVAQYADAWNAAGGSVEEIAELSGVLDRHCHDVGRDPAQIRRTVQIRADEGTDHLLRQAEAYAGVGIGEVIVVVRGDDAVARAEQVAEILPKLRSVG, via the coding sequence ATGACTTCTGTCGCGGAGAACTCTTCGGGCCTGCGGGTCGGTGTCAAGCTCGCGCCCCAGAACACCACCGTCGACCACCTGCGCCGCGTGTGGCAGCTGGCCGACCAGGCCGGCTTCGACAGCTGCTGGAACTTCGACCACTTCGCCGCCATCCACGGCGAACCGGAGGGCGACGTCTTCGAGGGCTGGACGCTGCTCGCGGCGATGGCCGAGGGTACGCAGCGGGTGCGGATCGGCTGCATGGTCACCGGCGTCACCTACCGCCATCCCGCCGTGCTGGCGAAGATGGCGGTGACCGTCGACCACCTGTCCGGCGGCCGGCTGGAGTTCGGCCTCGGCGCGGCATGGGCGGAGATCGAGCACACCATGCTCGGCATCGATCTGGGCAGTGTGAAGGGCCGCCTCGACCGGTTCGAGGAGGCCTGCCAGGTGATCAGGTCGCTGTGGACCGAGCCGAAGACCACCTTCCACGGTGAGCACTACGACCTCACCGACGCGCTGGCCAACCCCAAGCCGGTGCAGAAGCCGGGGCCGCCGCTGTGGATCGGCGGGAGCGGTCGCAGGCGCACCCTGCGGATCGTCGCGCAGTACGCCGACGCCTGGAACGCCGCCGGCGGCTCCGTCGAGGAGATCGCCGAACTGTCCGGTGTGCTCGACCGGCACTGCCACGACGTCGGCCGCGACCCGGCGCAGATCCGCCGCACGGTCCAGATCCGCGCCGACGAGGGCACCGACCACCTGCTGCGGCAGGCCGAGGCGTACGCCGGGGTCGGTATCGGCGAGGTGATCGTCGTGGTGCGCGGCGACGACGCCGTGGCGCGGGCGGAGCAGGTCGCCGAGATCCTGCCCAAGCTGCGCTCGGTCGGCTGA
- a CDS encoding nucleotidyl transferase AbiEii/AbiGii toxin family protein, protein MLQLVRDIAAVSVDDGLRFDTAAATAEVIRDDDEYSGVRVTLTATLASAKLSLHVDINIGDPIWPDPRIVELPRLLGGKIALPGYPLPMVYAEKITTALQRGTVNTRWRDFADLYLLTGLHPVGGAELQGAIAEVAAYRHAELLPLVDVLDGYAALAQARWSAWRRKQGLDDRLPSSFLDLLGALIAFADPALAGTVANSQWDPRTRRWR, encoded by the coding sequence GTGCTGCAGCTCGTGCGTGACATAGCAGCAGTATCTGTTGACGACGGACTACGTTTCGACACTGCCGCCGCAACGGCAGAGGTCATCCGGGACGATGACGAGTACAGCGGCGTGCGCGTAACGCTGACCGCGACCCTGGCCAGTGCAAAGCTCAGCTTGCACGTCGACATCAATATCGGCGACCCGATCTGGCCGGATCCACGAATCGTCGAACTGCCCAGGCTCCTCGGTGGGAAGATCGCCCTGCCTGGCTATCCGTTGCCCATGGTCTACGCGGAGAAGATCACCACCGCACTGCAACGCGGCACCGTCAACACGCGGTGGCGCGACTTCGCCGACCTCTACCTCCTTACGGGGCTTCATCCTGTAGGGGGAGCCGAACTACAGGGCGCCATCGCCGAGGTCGCGGCGTATCGCCACGCGGAGTTGTTGCCGCTTGTCGACGTCCTCGACGGGTACGCCGCACTGGCCCAGGCACGGTGGTCTGCCTGGCGACGCAAACAGGGCTTGGACGACCGCCTACCGTCGTCCTTTCTCGATCTGCTCGGCGCGCTGATCGCGTTTGCCGACCCCGCTCTGGCAGGGACCGTTGCCAACAGTCAGTGGGACCCGCGAACACGGAGATGGAGGTAG